From a region of the Impatiens glandulifera chromosome 4, dImpGla2.1, whole genome shotgun sequence genome:
- the LOC124936098 gene encoding ras-related protein RIC2-like — protein sequence MAGYRAEDDYDYLFKVVLIGDSGVGKSNLLSRFTRNEFSLESKSTIGVEFATRSLKVDGKVIKAQIWDTAGQERYRAITSAYYRGAVGALLVFDVTRHSTFENVERWLRELRDHTDPNIVVMLIGNKSDLRHLVAVTTDDGKSFAERESLYFMETSALEAKNVDNAFSEILTQIYHIVSKKAMMEADGASTNVPTGEKIDVTKDVSAMKKGGCCSS from the exons ATGGCTGGATACAGGGCAGAAGATGACTATGACTACCTCTTCAAGGTGGTTCTGATAGGGGATTCTGGTGTGGGCAAGTCCAATTTGCTATCAAGATTCACTAGGAACGAGTTCTCTCTCGAATCAAAGTCCACCATCGGCGTTGAGTTCGCTACCAGGAGCTTGAAAGTGGACGGTAAGGTCATTAAAGCTCAGATTTGGGACACAGCTGGCCAAGAAAG GTACCGAGCCATTACAAGCGCGTACTATCGAGGTGCAGTTGGTGCATTGCTGGTATTTGATGTAACCCGTCACTCCACGTTTGAAAATGTGGAGAGGTGGCTAAGGGAATTAAGGGATCACACAGACCCAAACATTGTAGTTATGCTTATTGGTAACAAATCAGATCTTCGACACCTAGTGGCTGTCACGACTGACGATGGAAAGTCGTTTGCGGAAAGGGAGTCTCTCTACTTCATGGAGACCTCTGCTTTGGAAGCCAAGAATGTTGATAACGCATTTTCTGAAATTCTCACACAGATATATCATATTGTAAGCAAGAAGGCCATGATGGAAGCTGATGGAGCTTCTACAAATGTCCCCACAGGTGAAAAGATTGACGTAACTAAAGATGTTTCTGCTATGAAGAAGGGCGGGTGTTGCTCGAGCTAA